From a single Asticcacaulis sp. MM231 genomic region:
- a CDS encoding acetyl-CoA C-acetyltransferase, with product MSVNEVVIVSAARTPVGSFLGSFAAIPAHDLGAHAIKAVIERAGLQPADINEVILGQVLQAAQGQGPARQASVKAGVPYEAPAWSLNQICGSGLRAVALGAAQVALGESAIVVAGGQESMSMATHAAYIRAGQKMGDLSMIDTMIKDGLWDAFNNYHMGQTAENIATKFGISRQEQDEFAVASQNKAEAAQKAGKFDAEIAPYTIKGRKGDTVVDKDEFIRHGVTIDSISGLKPAFNKEGTVTAANASGLNDGAAAVVLMSRAEADKRGLKPLARIVSSGISGVDPAIMGTGPIQATLKALAKANWSVGDLDLIEANEAFAAQAISVNRELVWDVSKVNVNGGAIAIGHPIGASGARVLVTLLHEMQRSGAKKGLATLCIGGGMGVALAVESI from the coding sequence ATGTCCGTTAATGAAGTCGTTATCGTCTCCGCCGCCCGCACACCCGTGGGCTCTTTCCTTGGCAGTTTCGCCGCCATTCCCGCGCATGATCTGGGCGCCCATGCCATCAAGGCTGTGATCGAGCGCGCCGGTCTTCAGCCAGCGGACATCAACGAAGTCATTCTCGGCCAGGTTTTGCAGGCCGCGCAAGGGCAGGGGCCGGCGCGTCAGGCTTCGGTCAAGGCAGGCGTGCCTTATGAAGCCCCGGCCTGGTCGCTCAACCAGATCTGCGGTTCCGGCCTGCGCGCGGTCGCTCTGGGAGCAGCCCAGGTCGCGCTCGGTGAAAGCGCCATTGTCGTTGCCGGTGGTCAGGAAAGCATGTCGATGGCGACTCATGCCGCCTATATCCGCGCCGGCCAGAAGATGGGCGATCTCTCCATGATCGACACCATGATCAAAGACGGCCTGTGGGACGCCTTCAACAACTACCACATGGGCCAGACGGCCGAGAACATCGCCACGAAGTTCGGCATTTCGCGTCAGGAACAGGATGAGTTCGCTGTCGCCTCGCAAAATAAGGCCGAGGCTGCGCAGAAGGCCGGCAAGTTTGACGCCGAAATTGCGCCCTATACCATCAAGGGTCGCAAAGGGGATACGGTCGTCGACAAGGATGAATTCATTCGTCACGGCGTCACCATCGACAGCATTTCCGGTCTCAAGCCGGCCTTCAACAAGGAAGGCACCGTCACTGCCGCCAACGCTTCTGGCCTCAACGACGGCGCTGCCGCCGTGGTGCTGATGTCGCGCGCCGAAGCCGACAAGCGCGGCCTCAAGCCGTTGGCCCGAATTGTGTCTTCCGGCATTTCCGGTGTCGATCCGGCTATCATGGGCACCGGCCCGATCCAGGCCACGCTCAAGGCTCTGGCCAAGGCTAACTGGTCGGTCGGCGATCTCGACCTGATCGAAGCCAACGAAGCCTTCGCTGCGCAGGCCATTTCGGTCAATCGTGAACTCGTCTGGGATGTCAGCAAGGTCAATGTCAACGGCGGCGCGATCGCCATTGGTCACCCGATCGGCGCTTCCGGCGCCCGCGTTCTGGTGACCCTGCTGCACGAAATGCAGCGTTCCGGCGCGAAAAAGGGCCTCGCCACGCTGTGTATCGGCGGCGGCATGGGTGTCGCTTTGGCCGTTGAATCAATTTAA
- a CDS encoding SRPBCC domain-containing protein — protein MGLKIEHRVGIAAPVDDVYAIIADINAWPQWSPIHKKTDARLSFGAPVHLEEYYEGLGTWETDGFIADWTPLSHIHVSVPKPFYAGTLVRYFEFDILSDTGAGFSIGAMFNGYLSEREGKRYRSLIRTGFEAFGEALKNKAEAQFAANPYTPAPQAAKANPDAEPLAKKKPNWRGPKLFGPFGSK, from the coding sequence ATGGGTTTGAAGATCGAACACCGCGTCGGCATCGCCGCGCCCGTCGATGATGTCTATGCCATCATCGCCGATATCAATGCCTGGCCGCAATGGAGCCCGATCCACAAAAAGACGGACGCCAGGCTGTCCTTTGGCGCGCCGGTCCACCTTGAGGAGTATTACGAAGGCCTGGGCACCTGGGAGACGGACGGCTTTATCGCCGACTGGACGCCGCTGTCGCATATCCATGTCAGCGTGCCCAAGCCCTTCTATGCCGGCACCCTGGTGCGCTATTTCGAGTTCGATATTCTGAGTGATACCGGCGCGGGCTTTTCGATTGGCGCCATGTTCAACGGCTATCTGTCGGAACGCGAAGGCAAGCGCTATCGCAGCCTTATCCGTACGGGTTTCGAGGCGTTTGGCGAGGCCTTGAAAAACAAGGCCGAGGCGCAATTTGCCGCCAATCCGTATACGCCCGCGCCACAGGCCGCCAAGGCTAACCCGGATGCTGAACCCCTGGCCAAGAAAAAACCCAACTGGCGCGGTCCGAAACTGTTTGGCCCGTTCGGCAGCAAGTAG
- a CDS encoding glycosyltransferase family 2 protein, whose protein sequence is MPVTVSAVVPVYNEEGACVQVAREIEAEFSKLFGVGGYEILMVDDASRDDTHARLVAAKADILALRVLRHEKNVGKSGAMRSGFFAAKGDIVVTLDGDGQNPAADAARMAKILSEAAPDIGMVAGQRRNRQDTASKKWASRWANSIRKRLLNDKADDTGCGLKALRREVFLRLPYFDQMHRYLPSLVTREGFEILFEPVDDRLRTTGQSKYTNIGRLAVALSDLPGVMWLNRRLRRPGYVSES, encoded by the coding sequence ATGCCTGTAACCGTCTCTGCCGTGGTGCCCGTCTATAACGAAGAAGGCGCTTGCGTACAAGTCGCCAGAGAAATCGAGGCGGAGTTTTCAAAGCTCTTCGGCGTCGGTGGCTACGAGATCCTCATGGTCGATGACGCTAGCCGCGACGACACCCACGCGCGTCTGGTGGCGGCGAAGGCCGATATCCTGGCTTTGCGCGTGCTGCGTCACGAAAAGAACGTCGGCAAGAGCGGCGCCATGCGCAGCGGTTTTTTCGCGGCAAAGGGCGATATTGTCGTCACGCTCGACGGCGACGGTCAGAATCCGGCGGCCGATGCCGCCCGCATGGCGAAAATCCTGAGTGAGGCGGCGCCGGATATCGGCATGGTGGCCGGTCAGCGTCGCAATCGTCAGGATACGGCGTCAAAGAAATGGGCGTCGCGCTGGGCCAACAGCATCCGCAAGAGACTGCTCAACGACAAGGCCGATGACACAGGCTGCGGCCTGAAAGCCTTGCGTCGTGAGGTTTTCCTGCGTCTGCCCTACTTCGATCAGATGCACCGCTACCTGCCATCGCTGGTGACGCGGGAAGGCTTTGAAATTTTATTTGAACCTGTCGATGATCGCTTACGTACCACAGGTCAGTCCAAATATACCAATATCGGACGTTTAGCTGTAGCGCTTTCTGATTTACCGGGTGTAATGTGGTTAAATCGTCGTTTACGTCGGCCTGGATACGTCAGTGAAAGCTGA
- a CDS encoding glycosyltransferase family 2 protein: MNHLPPSIIDMLKERKLATSEANYFVQHLDLGGDANAADGITVIMIVFHTGKVLFDSINRVMNDPHVTQFIIIDNGSSEKVAQMLRDLKEDHDHILLVQGHGNIGFGRAANLGAILANQPWLVFLNPDAMLQHDCTRRLIEAARNQPSPCIVGARLLNPDMSEQRGARRGEVTPVTTLVSLLHLFKWIPALQKYEIHYEDQPLPAGPAPVPTISGACFAVSKRDFARLKGFDSNFFLHVEDVDLCWRAREMGGTVLFHPQAEVVHEGHTSRVEPMFVERNKGNGLTYYFKKRAKGKGIWRMAYVWLLSPVIVSVSVARAMTRKRLRDDEDSDLPAE, translated from the coding sequence ATGAACCATCTGCCGCCCTCCATCATCGACATGCTCAAGGAGCGCAAGCTCGCCACCAGTGAGGCGAATTACTTCGTCCAGCATCTGGACTTGGGGGGCGATGCGAATGCGGCAGACGGCATCACGGTCATCATGATCGTTTTCCATACTGGCAAAGTGTTGTTTGACAGCATAAACCGGGTGATGAACGATCCGCATGTGACCCAGTTTATTATTATCGACAATGGTTCATCCGAGAAGGTCGCACAGATGCTGCGTGACCTTAAGGAAGATCATGATCACATCCTGCTGGTTCAGGGGCATGGCAATATTGGTTTTGGCCGCGCTGCCAATCTGGGCGCTATCCTCGCCAATCAGCCGTGGCTGGTTTTCCTTAATCCGGACGCCATGCTGCAGCATGATTGCACACGCCGCCTGATCGAGGCGGCCAGGAATCAGCCGTCGCCCTGCATCGTCGGTGCGCGTCTCCTGAACCCCGATATGAGCGAGCAGCGCGGTGCCAGACGCGGCGAGGTAACGCCGGTGACAACACTCGTGTCACTGCTGCATCTTTTCAAATGGATACCGGCCTTGCAAAAGTACGAAATTCACTATGAGGATCAGCCGCTACCGGCGGGCCCTGCGCCTGTCCCGACGATTTCCGGTGCCTGTTTCGCGGTCTCGAAGCGAGATTTCGCCCGTTTGAAAGGCTTTGACAGCAATTTCTTCCTGCATGTTGAGGACGTTGACCTGTGCTGGCGTGCTCGTGAGATGGGCGGCACGGTTTTGTTCCATCCTCAGGCTGAGGTGGTTCACGAAGGTCATACCTCGCGCGTCGAACCGATGTTTGTCGAACGTAACAAGGGCAATGGCCTGACCTACTATTTCAAGAAGCGCGCCAAGGGTAAGGGGATATGGCGCATGGCCTATGTCTGGCTGCTGTCGCCCGTGATCGTATCCGTGTCGGTGGCGCGTGCCATGACCCGCAAGCGCCTTAGGGACGATGAGGATAGCGATCTGCCGGCCGAATAA
- a CDS encoding DUF4908 domain-containing protein produces MKKSPAHLLIQLLSALILTICVAQSGTAMAEGPRSLKEAMFGKKGKDAKSSSAPSVAHFTSEDGESFVLDQSGKSVFVRFDGDDEVWLLTPTQGPKGDVIYKNDVGEPVLKSTRWGGMILFSDDRPTGDPVAVTGKAESFTPGKMSPGLLFQSLVRASRRVSLAVGRNFRFDAPDVTPGADYLYADAADVTAQALVRVSQQNRGRKILEPIRSVEFVEGRPPSATVQNGVLVMKLDTSRGTWGGRVSSKRIFNVVLASYTAGGR; encoded by the coding sequence ATGAAGAAGTCCCCGGCACACCTCCTGATACAACTCTTAAGCGCCCTGATCCTGACGATCTGCGTAGCCCAATCCGGCACCGCGATGGCGGAAGGGCCGCGTTCGCTCAAAGAAGCCATGTTCGGCAAGAAGGGCAAGGATGCGAAATCGTCCTCGGCTCCCTCAGTGGCGCACTTTACCTCTGAAGATGGCGAAAGCTTCGTCCTCGATCAGTCTGGAAAAAGCGTCTTTGTCCGCTTCGATGGCGACGATGAAGTCTGGCTCCTGACCCCAACTCAAGGTCCCAAGGGCGATGTCATCTACAAAAATGATGTCGGTGAGCCGGTTCTGAAATCGACGCGCTGGGGCGGCATGATCCTGTTCAGCGATGACCGCCCGACCGGCGATCCAGTGGCTGTCACCGGCAAGGCCGAATCCTTTACACCCGGAAAGATGTCGCCGGGTCTGTTGTTTCAATCCCTGGTGCGCGCCAGCCGGCGTGTCAGCCTGGCCGTAGGCCGCAATTTCCGTTTCGATGCCCCGGATGTGACGCCCGGCGCCGATTACCTCTATGCCGACGCCGCCGATGTCACCGCTCAGGCGCTGGTGCGCGTGTCCCAGCAGAATCGCGGCCGCAAGATCCTTGAGCCCATCCGCTCGGTTGAGTTTGTCGAAGGACGGCCGCCGAGCGCCACCGTGCAAAATGGTGTGCTGGTGATGAAGCTCGATACCTCGCGCGGCACCTGGGGCGGTCGAGTTTCCTCCAAGCGCATCTTCAATGTGGTGTTGGCCAGCTACACAGCCGGCGGACGCTAA
- the map gene encoding type I methionyl aminopeptidase, translating to MIKSPEEVRLMSESGRLLASVFGFLDRVSLAGLSTLDVDTMVERYIVDDLQARPASKGQYGYGFALNSSINDVVCHGVPSASAILKDGDIVNLDITLEKNGFIADSSKTYLIGAVKPAASRLVSTTYEAMCMGIKAVRPGARLGDIGWAIERHAKRNGYSVVHDYCGHGIGRDMHEDPQILHFGKPGTGLMLREGMVFTIEPMLNQGRRGVKTEADGWTIKTKDGGLSAQFEHTVAVTASGVSVLTLRTDETCPR from the coding sequence ATGATCAAGAGCCCAGAAGAGGTGCGGCTGATGTCTGAATCGGGCCGCCTTTTGGCATCCGTTTTTGGGTTTCTGGATAGAGTTTCTCTGGCAGGCCTGTCCACGCTGGATGTGGATACCATGGTCGAGCGCTACATAGTGGATGACCTGCAGGCCCGACCGGCCAGCAAGGGGCAATATGGCTATGGATTTGCGCTAAACTCCTCCATCAACGATGTGGTCTGCCATGGCGTGCCATCTGCGTCGGCTATCCTTAAGGACGGCGATATCGTCAATCTTGACATCACGCTTGAAAAGAACGGTTTTATCGCGGATTCGAGCAAAACCTATCTCATCGGCGCGGTAAAGCCGGCAGCCAGTCGACTGGTAAGCACTACCTATGAAGCGATGTGTATGGGCATTAAGGCGGTGCGCCCCGGCGCACGACTTGGTGATATTGGCTGGGCGATTGAGCGCCACGCCAAACGCAACGGCTATTCCGTGGTGCATGATTATTGCGGCCACGGCATCGGTCGGGATATGCACGAAGATCCGCAAATCCTTCACTTTGGCAAACCGGGAACAGGGCTGATGCTACGTGAAGGCATGGTTTTCACGATCGAGCCGATGCTTAATCAAGGCCGGCGCGGTGTAAAAACCGAAGCGGACGGCTGGACTATCAAGACAAAGGACGGCGGATTGTCAGCGCAGTTTGAACATACTGTGGCCGTGACAGCGTCCGGCGTATCGGTACTCACGTTACGCACGGACGAGACCTGCCCTCGATAG
- a CDS encoding ParD-like family protein, with translation MGIVNIDDELHDQLRRASTVSLRSINAQATYWIRMGMLCETNPSLSFQDIVQRELKAAGVTAPALSDSAA, from the coding sequence ATGGGTATTGTAAATATTGATGACGAGTTGCACGATCAGTTGCGCAGAGCGAGTACGGTTTCGCTGCGCTCGATCAACGCCCAGGCCACCTACTGGATCAGGATGGGCATGCTGTGCGAAACCAATCCCAGCTTAAGCTTCCAGGATATTGTGCAGCGTGAACTCAAGGCCGCTGGCGTAACAGCCCCCGCCCTTTCGGACAGCGCGGCATGA
- a CDS encoding glycosyltransferase family 39 protein has translation MAGITLQGMIQLLQGPFVRMASKGRRGPLLAALLAFIVALPCALMLPPLDRDELRFVQASAQMMETHDFIKINVQEVPRYKKPVGIHWLQVAAVKLTSKVAKRDIFPYRLPSLLGAALAAFACAWGASYAFGTRIGTKAGLLFAVTFMLSTEAFWAKTDAVQCGLVTLMMASLAQIYLRTRDLGMDDPRPKMPWLKLVFWLAVAGTILIKIIIGPMILAATLLTLFAWDRKVRWARNLSSGWGLILVLLICGPWFMAITVATDGQFWVGAVGKDFADKISGGSEGHGGWPGYHLALLPITLFPAAWFLGGALQTAISRRHEAAIRFAIAWFLPAFIIFELSPTKLPHYTLPAFGALIWLCAVSMDVPLKTWAKALNVTAGTIGGLVISVIAIAGYHLYGASDALIFVVAVVSSALALAVLGGWLMWRNRQRAGFAFLLAAGILTHLSFVSELAHLKPLWISKMLETALVTAHLDPRQGVAPGPVAIIGYAEPSFVFAMGTKTELLNEDAKGAVAALREGRPVFVESKFEKAFQAEAKAAGIVPHAVSQIKGHNYNGHDQALTLYSNTPTVSK, from the coding sequence ATGGCCGGCATCACTTTACAAGGCATGATCCAGCTTCTGCAAGGCCCCTTTGTCCGCATGGCCTCGAAGGGCCGACGCGGGCCGCTGCTGGCCGCCCTGCTCGCATTTATCGTCGCCCTGCCCTGCGCCCTTATGCTGCCGCCGCTCGACCGAGATGAGTTGCGTTTCGTGCAGGCCTCGGCGCAAATGATGGAAACGCACGACTTTATCAAAATCAACGTGCAGGAGGTGCCACGCTACAAGAAGCCGGTCGGCATCCATTGGCTGCAGGTGGCGGCCGTCAAACTGACCTCCAAGGTGGCCAAACGCGATATCTTTCCTTACCGCCTGCCCTCGCTGCTCGGCGCAGCGCTGGCGGCGTTTGCCTGCGCCTGGGGCGCTTCCTATGCCTTCGGCACCCGAATAGGCACCAAGGCCGGGCTTCTTTTCGCCGTTACCTTCATGCTGTCGACAGAAGCCTTCTGGGCCAAGACCGACGCCGTTCAGTGCGGGCTGGTGACCCTGATGATGGCGTCGCTGGCGCAGATCTACCTGCGCACCCGTGACCTCGGCATGGATGATCCGCGGCCGAAAATGCCCTGGCTTAAGCTGGTGTTCTGGTTGGCGGTCGCCGGCACTATCCTGATCAAGATCATCATCGGCCCGATGATACTGGCCGCAACCCTGCTGACGCTCTTTGCCTGGGACCGCAAGGTGCGCTGGGCGCGCAATCTAAGCTCGGGCTGGGGTCTGATCCTTGTCCTGCTCATCTGCGGCCCGTGGTTTATGGCGATCACCGTGGCCACCGACGGCCAGTTCTGGGTCGGGGCGGTTGGCAAGGATTTCGCCGACAAGATCAGCGGCGGCTCCGAAGGCCATGGCGGCTGGCCGGGCTACCATCTGGCCCTGTTGCCCATTACCCTGTTCCCGGCGGCCTGGTTCCTCGGCGGCGCGCTGCAGACGGCGATCTCGCGTCGGCATGAGGCGGCCATACGCTTTGCCATCGCCTGGTTCCTGCCGGCCTTTATCATCTTCGAGCTGTCGCCGACCAAGCTGCCGCACTACACCCTGCCGGCTTTTGGCGCCTTGATCTGGCTGTGCGCCGTCTCGATGGATGTGCCGTTGAAGACCTGGGCCAAGGCGCTAAATGTCACCGCAGGAACCATCGGCGGGCTGGTGATCTCCGTGATCGCCATCGCCGGCTACCATCTCTACGGCGCCTCCGATGCCCTGATTTTCGTCGTCGCCGTGGTGTCGTCGGCGCTTGCACTTGCTGTCCTCGGTGGCTGGCTGATGTGGCGCAATCGCCAGCGTGCCGGTTTCGCTTTCCTGCTGGCGGCCGGCATATTGACGCATCTCAGCTTCGTCAGCGAGCTTGCGCATCTGAAGCCATTGTGGATTTCAAAGATGCTGGAGACGGCGCTGGTGACGGCGCATCTCGATCCGCGCCAAGGCGTAGCGCCCGGGCCGGTGGCCATCATCGGCTATGCCGAACCGAGCTTCGTCTTCGCTATGGGCACCAAAACGGAGTTGCTCAACGAAGACGCCAAAGGCGCCGTCGCCGCCCTGCGGGAAGGCCGGCCAGTCTTTGTTGAATCGAAGTTTGAAAAGGCGTTTCAGGCGGAAGCCAAGGCTGCCGGTATCGTTCCGCACGCGGTCAGCCAGATCAAAGGTCATAACTATAATGGCCATGATCAGGCGCTGACGCTTTACAGCAACACGCCCACTGTCAGTAAATAG
- the phaR gene encoding polyhydroxyalkanoate synthesis repressor PhaR, translated as MAETKTRAKRGEGDRVIIKKYANRRLYNTATSSYVTLDNLSDMVRQGVDFVVYDAKSGDDITRTVLAQIIFEEESHGQNLLPIQFLRQLISFYGDSMQNLLPTYLEMSLDGFAKQQERFRSQFSTAFGGTPGLGFFDEQVSQNLAMFDRAMRMFSPFSFANTAGQTGAAAPDYAAPSESAPAAKPETDQVRELRQQMEAMKAQIDQLASKG; from the coding sequence ATGGCAGAGACCAAGACACGGGCAAAACGCGGCGAAGGCGATCGCGTCATCATCAAGAAATACGCCAACCGGCGTTTGTACAATACTGCCACCAGCTCCTACGTCACGCTCGACAACCTGTCGGACATGGTCCGTCAGGGCGTTGACTTCGTGGTCTATGACGCCAAGAGCGGCGACGACATCACCCGCACCGTTCTGGCGCAGATCATCTTTGAAGAAGAGAGCCACGGCCAGAACCTGCTGCCGATCCAGTTCCTGCGCCAGCTCATCAGCTTCTATGGCGACAGCATGCAGAACCTGCTGCCGACCTACCTTGAAATGTCGCTCGATGGTTTCGCCAAGCAGCAGGAGCGCTTCCGCTCGCAATTCTCAACCGCTTTTGGCGGCACGCCCGGCCTCGGCTTCTTCGATGAGCAGGTGTCGCAAAACCTGGCCATGTTCGATCGTGCCATGCGTATGTTCTCGCCGTTCTCGTTCGCCAACACAGCCGGTCAGACGGGCGCAGCCGCACCGGATTACGCCGCACCATCGGAAAGCGCCCCTGCCGCCAAGCCTGAAACCGATCAGGTACGCGAACTGCGTCAGCAGATGGAAGCCATGAAGGCCCAGATCGACCAGTTGGCTTCAAAAGGCTAG
- a CDS encoding iron-sulfur cluster assembly scaffold protein has protein sequence MIDNLYSREILRSTTQLQHVGHLATPQGVADKVAKLCGSTIHIELNMDGEVITEFAQQVQACALGQASAAILSQHVIGATAAEVTEARDALRHLLKGEPTDFPLRFEDLRILSSVKDFPARHASTLLAFDATVAAISSRL, from the coding sequence ATGATCGACAACCTCTATTCCCGCGAAATCCTGCGCAGCACCACGCAGCTTCAGCACGTCGGTCATCTGGCGACGCCGCAAGGCGTGGCCGATAAGGTCGCCAAGCTGTGTGGCTCTACCATCCATATCGAGCTGAATATGGACGGCGAAGTGATCACTGAATTCGCCCAGCAGGTGCAGGCCTGCGCGCTCGGTCAGGCCAGTGCGGCGATTCTCAGTCAGCATGTCATCGGCGCTACCGCCGCAGAGGTGACAGAAGCGCGCGATGCCCTGCGTCATCTCCTTAAAGGTGAGCCGACAGACTTTCCGCTACGTTTCGAGGATTTGAGAATTCTCTCTTCTGTCAAGGACTTCCCGGCGCGCCACGCCTCGACCCTGCTGGCGTTTGATGCCACAGTTGCGGCTATTTCGTCACGCTTGTAA
- a CDS encoding hydroxyacylglutathione hydrolase C-terminal domain-containing protein, whose translation MGQPATHRRSAGGDDPLQRPRIYYVEFEICREVLGEDATLAARAATIRALRDRGEPTVPSTVAEEKATNPFLVYPLREKDFAAQAAKFGELRKAKDRF comes from the coding sequence GTGGGCCAGCCTGCAACGCATCGCCGATCTGCCGGAGGAGACGATCCTCTACAGCGCCCACGAATATACTATGTCGAATTTGAAATTTGCCGAGAAGTTCTTGGAGAAGACGCCACTTTGGCCGCACGCGCCGCCACGATCCGTGCCTTGCGTGACCGCGGCGAACCGACCGTCCCGTCGACCGTGGCTGAGGAAAAGGCGACCAATCCGTTTCTGGTCTATCCGTTACGGGAAAAGGATTTTGCCGCGCAGGCTGCGAAATTTGGCGAGTTGCGCAAGGCAAAAGACCGGTTTTAG
- the yidD gene encoding membrane protein insertion efficiency factor YidD — protein sequence MTALYERSVRAALRAYKLTLSPYIGQGCRFRPTCSEYTAEAMIIHGPIKGSWMGFKRICRCRPGGGSGYDPVLPKEPKE from the coding sequence ATGACCGCTCTTTACGAACGTTCCGTGCGTGCGGCGCTGAGGGCCTACAAGCTCACATTGTCGCCCTATATCGGTCAGGGCTGCCGTTTCCGGCCGACCTGTTCGGAATATACTGCTGAAGCCATGATTATCCACGGCCCTATAAAAGGATCATGGATGGGGTTTAAGCGTATCTGTCGCTGTCGGCCGGGGGGCGGCAGCGGCTACGATCCGGTTCTGCCGAAGGAACCCAAAGAGTAA
- a CDS encoding methyltransferase domain-containing protein, translating into MRRPVQDLNRFYTSPEGLVAKRLIARKLAEAWPDVRGLDVLGLGYCTPYLDHFNEARRVLSAMPAAQGAEIWPADMRVRTTLVEEEALPFPTGLFDRILMVHALEELPTPQGLLLEASRLLAPNGKLILGVAARGGFWAHAEKTPFGYGQPYSRLQLESALRDAELEPLAWSYALYAPPLRSLLRWAGALENVLPRIWPLTGGLILMEAGRRPFVAHTPRPQKSILQELRGVLTPPQPVPTSRLPHKDHEIA; encoded by the coding sequence TTGCGTCGTCCGGTCCAAGACCTCAACCGATTTTACACATCGCCCGAAGGGCTGGTAGCCAAACGCCTGATCGCGCGCAAGCTGGCCGAGGCCTGGCCCGATGTGCGCGGTCTCGATGTGTTGGGTCTTGGCTACTGCACGCCCTATCTTGATCATTTCAATGAGGCGCGCCGCGTCCTTTCGGCCATGCCGGCGGCGCAAGGCGCCGAAATCTGGCCCGCCGATATGCGTGTCCGCACCACGCTTGTCGAGGAAGAGGCTCTGCCGTTCCCGACCGGGCTGTTCGATCGCATCCTGATGGTGCATGCGCTGGAAGAATTGCCCACGCCACAAGGCCTTCTGCTCGAAGCCTCGCGGCTTCTGGCGCCCAATGGCAAGCTGATCCTCGGCGTGGCGGCGCGTGGCGGCTTTTGGGCCCATGCTGAAAAGACGCCCTTCGGCTACGGCCAGCCCTATAGTCGGCTGCAACTGGAAAGCGCGCTGCGTGACGCCGAGCTGGAACCGCTGGCCTGGTCCTATGCTCTTTATGCACCGCCCTTGCGCAGCCTTTTGCGCTGGGCAGGGGCGCTGGAAAACGTGTTGCCGCGCATCTGGCCGCTGACCGGCGGGCTCATACTTATGGAGGCGGGGCGCCGTCCGTTCGTGGCCCACACGCCGCGGCCGCAGAAATCGATCCTGCAGGAACTGCGTGGTGTGCTGACACCGCCGCAGCCGGTGCCGACCTCAAGGCTCCCCCATAAGGATCACGAAATCGCGTAA
- the phbB gene encoding acetoacetyl-CoA reductase produces the protein MGRVALVTGGTRGIGKAIVKRLKDAGLTVAAGYAGNEEAARKIAEEYGVTIVKGSVDNFDDCARAVKEVEAKLGPIEVLVNNAGITRDGFFHKMSKEQWQDVIHTNMDSVFNMTRQVIEGMRERGYGRIINISSINGQKGQAGQTNYSAAKAGMIGFTKALAMESANKGITVNCVAPGYTSTEMVSAIAAPVLEKIVAGIPVGRLGTPEEVAEICAFLASDMASFITGATIAVNGGQHML, from the coding sequence ATGGGTAGAGTAGCACTGGTCACCGGTGGCACGCGCGGTATTGGCAAGGCGATTGTCAAGCGCTTGAAGGATGCCGGCCTGACGGTCGCGGCGGGTTACGCCGGTAACGAAGAGGCGGCGCGGAAGATCGCCGAAGAATATGGCGTCACTATCGTCAAGGGCAGCGTCGACAATTTCGATGATTGCGCCCGCGCCGTGAAAGAGGTCGAGGCCAAGCTCGGTCCTATCGAAGTACTGGTCAACAATGCCGGCATCACACGCGATGGTTTCTTCCACAAAATGTCGAAAGAGCAGTGGCAGGACGTCATCCACACCAATATGGACAGCGTGTTCAACATGACGCGCCAAGTCATCGAAGGCATGCGAGAGCGCGGTTACGGCCGCATCATCAATATCTCGTCGATCAATGGCCAAAAGGGCCAGGCGGGCCAGACCAACTATTCGGCCGCCAAGGCCGGCATGATCGGTTTTACCAAGGCTTTGGCGATGGAATCGGCCAACAAGGGCATCACGGTCAATTGCGTGGCGCCGGGCTATACCAGCACCGAAATGGTCTCCGCCATTGCCGCGCCCGTTCTGGAAAAGATCGTTGCCGGTATTCCCGTCGGCCGTCTGGGTACGCCGGAAGAAGTCGCCGAAATCTGCGCCTTCCTGGCCTCCGACATGGCGTCGTTTATTACGGGGGCCACCATCGCCGTCAACGGCGGCCAACACATGCTCTAA